In Hippoglossus stenolepis isolate QCI-W04-F060 chromosome 13, HSTE1.2, whole genome shotgun sequence, a single genomic region encodes these proteins:
- the ddx18 gene encoding ATP-dependent RNA helicase DDX18 isoform X2: MADLQMKLLRKKIEKRNVKNKERKLLRKQAEDEEAVNTNGLVDEPTTSCVTDEVPKEKQQGEEEGGPVEDTTTETKPSQKKKTKKKRKLADTHESPAEKKTKATEEEEAGVTDEDGEQATDEVDSNEDEEEEEDDTIGGDDGEEDQPELPSGLTGAFEDTSFASLVGLVSDNTLKGVKEMSFEHMTEIQHKSIRPLLEGRDVLAAAKTGSGKTLAFLIPSIELIYKLKFMPRNGTGVVVLSPTRELAMQTYGVLKELMTYHVHTYGLVMGGSNRSAEAQRLVNGVNLLVATPGRLLDHLQNTPGFMYKNLQCLIIDEADRILEVGFEEELKQIIKLLPKKRQTMLFSATQTRKVEDLARISLKKEPLWVGVDENKDNATVDGLEQGYVVCPSEKRFLLLFTFLKKNRKKKLMVFFSSCMSVKFHYELLNYIDLPVLAIHGKQKQTKRTTTFFQFCNADSGILLCTDVAARGLDIPEVDWIVQYDPPDDPTEYIHRVGRTARGINGSGHALLILRPEELGFLRFLKQAKVPLSEFEFSWSKISDIQSQLEKLIEKNYYLHKSAQEAYKSYVRAYDSHSLKQIYSVNTLNLPMVSASFGFKVPPYVDLNSHSTRGVKIQKRGGGGGFGFQKSKFGQKSRVFKHVNKGRGDKRQFSR, translated from the exons ATGGCGGACCTGCAGATGAAGCTGCTGCGCAAGAAGATTGAGAAAAGAAACGTGAAGAACAAGGAGCGGAAGCTGCTGAGGAAACAGGCAGAAGACGAGGAGGCCG TAAATACAAACGGGCTGGTAGACGAACCAACAACCTCCTGTGTGACGGACGAGGTGCCCaaggagaagcagcagggggaggaggaggggggaccAGTGGAAGACACCACCACAGAGACAAAACCTtctcagaagaagaagacgaagaagaaacGGAAGCTCGCTGACACTCATGAATCACCAG CTGAGAAGAAGACCAAAGcaaca gaggaggaggaagcaggagtaaCAGATGAGGATGGAGAACAGGCTACTGATGAGGTAGATTCaaatgaagatgaggaggaggaggaagatgatacTATTGGGGGAGATGACGGAGAGGAAGATCAACCAGAATTACCATCTGGTCTAACAG GAGCGTTTGAGGACACGTCGTTTGCCTCTCTTGTTGGGCTGGTGAGCGACAACACCCTGAAGGGAGTGAAAGAGATGAGCTTTGAACACATGACTGAGATTCAGCATAAAAGCATCCGTCCCCTGCTGGAAGGAAG GGACGTGCTCGCTGCAGCGAAGACGGGCAGTGGTAAAACCTTGGCCTTCCTGATCCCGTCTATAGAGCTCATCTACAAACTCAAGTTCATGCCCAGGAATG GCACTGGTGTGGTGGTACTTTCGCCCACACGTGAGTTGGCGATGCAGACCTACGGCgtgctgaaggagctgatgaCGTATCATGTGCACACCTACGGTCTGGTGATGGGAGGCAGCAACCGCTCAGCTGAGGCCCAAAGACTCGTCAATGGTGTCAACCTCCTGGTGGCCACACCTGGTCGTCTGCTGGACCATCTACAG AATACTCCCGGGTTCATGTACAAGAACCTCCAGTGTCTGATTATTGACGAGGCCGACCGCATCCTGGAGGTGGGCTTcgaggaggagctgaagcagATCATCAAACTGCTGCCGA AGAAGAGGCAGACCATGCTGTTTTCTGCCACTCAGACCCGGAAGGTGGAGGACTTGGCTCGCATCTCGCTGAAGAAAGAGCCCCTGTGGGTCGGGGTGGACGAAAACAAAGACAACGCGACGGTTGATGGCCTCGAGCAG GGTTATGTGGTGTGCCCATCAGAGAAGAGattcctgctgctcttcacctTCCTGAAGAAGAACCGCAAGAAGAAGCTGATggtcttcttctcttcttgtaTGTCTGTGAAATTCCACTATGAGCTGCTCAACTACATCGACCTGCCTGTATTGGCCATCCAT GGCAAGCAGAAGCAGACCAAACGTACCACCACCTTCTTCCAGTTCTGCAACGCAGATTCAGGCATCCTGCTGTGCACGGACGTGGCCGCTCGAGGTCTGGACATCCCTGAGGTGGACTGGATCGTCCAGTATGACCCCCCAGATGACCCCACG GAGTACATCCACAGGGTCGGCAGAACGGCCCGAGGCATCAACGGCAGCGGCCACGCTCTCCTCATTCTCCGGCCAGAGGAGCTCGGCTTCCTACGCTTTCTCAAACAGGCCAAG gTCCCACTGAGCGAGTTTGAATTTTCCTGGAGTAAAATCTCTGATATCCAGTCTCAG CTGGAGAAACTGATCGAGAAGAACTACTACCTCCACAAGTCGGCGCAGGAAGCCTACAAGTCGTACGTGAGGGCTTACGACTCCCACTCGCTCAAACAGATCTACAGCGTCAACACGCTCAACCTGCCGATGGTGTCGGCCTCGTTCGGATTCAAAGTTCCACCATATGTCGACCTGA ACTCCCACAGCACCAGAGGTGTAAAGATACAGAAGCGAGGAGGCGGCGGTGGGTTTGGATTCCAGAAGTCCAAGTTTGGGCAAAAATCTCGAGTCTTCAAGCACGTCAACAAAGGAAGAGGCGACAAGAGGCAGTTCTCCCGCTGA
- the ddx18 gene encoding ATP-dependent RNA helicase DDX18 isoform X1, whose product MADLQMKLLRKKIEKRNVKNKERKLLRKQAEDEEAVNTNGLVDEPTTSCVTDEVPKEKQQGEEEGGPVEDTTTETKPSQKKKTKKKRKLADTHESPAEKKTKATEEGEEEEEEEEEEEAGVTDEDGEQATDEVDSNEDEEEEEDDTIGGDDGEEDQPELPSGLTGAFEDTSFASLVGLVSDNTLKGVKEMSFEHMTEIQHKSIRPLLEGRDVLAAAKTGSGKTLAFLIPSIELIYKLKFMPRNGTGVVVLSPTRELAMQTYGVLKELMTYHVHTYGLVMGGSNRSAEAQRLVNGVNLLVATPGRLLDHLQNTPGFMYKNLQCLIIDEADRILEVGFEEELKQIIKLLPKKRQTMLFSATQTRKVEDLARISLKKEPLWVGVDENKDNATVDGLEQGYVVCPSEKRFLLLFTFLKKNRKKKLMVFFSSCMSVKFHYELLNYIDLPVLAIHGKQKQTKRTTTFFQFCNADSGILLCTDVAARGLDIPEVDWIVQYDPPDDPTEYIHRVGRTARGINGSGHALLILRPEELGFLRFLKQAKVPLSEFEFSWSKISDIQSQLEKLIEKNYYLHKSAQEAYKSYVRAYDSHSLKQIYSVNTLNLPMVSASFGFKVPPYVDLNSHSTRGVKIQKRGGGGGFGFQKSKFGQKSRVFKHVNKGRGDKRQFSR is encoded by the exons ATGGCGGACCTGCAGATGAAGCTGCTGCGCAAGAAGATTGAGAAAAGAAACGTGAAGAACAAGGAGCGGAAGCTGCTGAGGAAACAGGCAGAAGACGAGGAGGCCG TAAATACAAACGGGCTGGTAGACGAACCAACAACCTCCTGTGTGACGGACGAGGTGCCCaaggagaagcagcagggggaggaggaggggggaccAGTGGAAGACACCACCACAGAGACAAAACCTtctcagaagaagaagacgaagaagaaacGGAAGCTCGCTGACACTCATGAATCACCAG CTGAGAAGAAGACCAAAGcaacagaggagggggaagaagaagaagaagaggaggaggaggaggaagcaggagtaaCAGATGAGGATGGAGAACAGGCTACTGATGAGGTAGATTCaaatgaagatgaggaggaggaggaagatgatacTATTGGGGGAGATGACGGAGAGGAAGATCAACCAGAATTACCATCTGGTCTAACAG GAGCGTTTGAGGACACGTCGTTTGCCTCTCTTGTTGGGCTGGTGAGCGACAACACCCTGAAGGGAGTGAAAGAGATGAGCTTTGAACACATGACTGAGATTCAGCATAAAAGCATCCGTCCCCTGCTGGAAGGAAG GGACGTGCTCGCTGCAGCGAAGACGGGCAGTGGTAAAACCTTGGCCTTCCTGATCCCGTCTATAGAGCTCATCTACAAACTCAAGTTCATGCCCAGGAATG GCACTGGTGTGGTGGTACTTTCGCCCACACGTGAGTTGGCGATGCAGACCTACGGCgtgctgaaggagctgatgaCGTATCATGTGCACACCTACGGTCTGGTGATGGGAGGCAGCAACCGCTCAGCTGAGGCCCAAAGACTCGTCAATGGTGTCAACCTCCTGGTGGCCACACCTGGTCGTCTGCTGGACCATCTACAG AATACTCCCGGGTTCATGTACAAGAACCTCCAGTGTCTGATTATTGACGAGGCCGACCGCATCCTGGAGGTGGGCTTcgaggaggagctgaagcagATCATCAAACTGCTGCCGA AGAAGAGGCAGACCATGCTGTTTTCTGCCACTCAGACCCGGAAGGTGGAGGACTTGGCTCGCATCTCGCTGAAGAAAGAGCCCCTGTGGGTCGGGGTGGACGAAAACAAAGACAACGCGACGGTTGATGGCCTCGAGCAG GGTTATGTGGTGTGCCCATCAGAGAAGAGattcctgctgctcttcacctTCCTGAAGAAGAACCGCAAGAAGAAGCTGATggtcttcttctcttcttgtaTGTCTGTGAAATTCCACTATGAGCTGCTCAACTACATCGACCTGCCTGTATTGGCCATCCAT GGCAAGCAGAAGCAGACCAAACGTACCACCACCTTCTTCCAGTTCTGCAACGCAGATTCAGGCATCCTGCTGTGCACGGACGTGGCCGCTCGAGGTCTGGACATCCCTGAGGTGGACTGGATCGTCCAGTATGACCCCCCAGATGACCCCACG GAGTACATCCACAGGGTCGGCAGAACGGCCCGAGGCATCAACGGCAGCGGCCACGCTCTCCTCATTCTCCGGCCAGAGGAGCTCGGCTTCCTACGCTTTCTCAAACAGGCCAAG gTCCCACTGAGCGAGTTTGAATTTTCCTGGAGTAAAATCTCTGATATCCAGTCTCAG CTGGAGAAACTGATCGAGAAGAACTACTACCTCCACAAGTCGGCGCAGGAAGCCTACAAGTCGTACGTGAGGGCTTACGACTCCCACTCGCTCAAACAGATCTACAGCGTCAACACGCTCAACCTGCCGATGGTGTCGGCCTCGTTCGGATTCAAAGTTCCACCATATGTCGACCTGA ACTCCCACAGCACCAGAGGTGTAAAGATACAGAAGCGAGGAGGCGGCGGTGGGTTTGGATTCCAGAAGTCCAAGTTTGGGCAAAAATCTCGAGTCTTCAAGCACGTCAACAAAGGAAGAGGCGACAAGAGGCAGTTCTCCCGCTGA